A genome region from Microbacterium sp. CGR2 includes the following:
- a CDS encoding response regulator transcription factor, which yields MKVLIVDDDALVRHALRAFISVDERVTLVGEASDGAEVVDACKRLSPDVVLMDIKMADVNGVEATRRVLEWNPRCRVVALTTFTTEWRALEVLRAGASGYLVKNSAPDDIIAAILSAHAGDRVVSPEVQSRFVRTMIESGDMEPVDAPALSHREHQIIELIAKGLSNAEIAHELHYAEGTVKADIRRINQIWNVDNRLQIVLRATAIGIISL from the coding sequence GTGAAGGTGCTGATCGTCGACGATGACGCACTCGTGCGGCATGCTCTTCGGGCATTCATTTCTGTCGACGAGCGCGTGACCCTCGTCGGCGAAGCCAGCGATGGCGCCGAGGTCGTGGATGCGTGCAAGAGGCTTTCCCCTGATGTCGTCCTGATGGACATCAAGATGGCGGACGTCAACGGCGTGGAGGCGACGCGACGAGTTCTAGAGTGGAACCCGCGCTGTCGAGTCGTGGCGCTGACGACCTTTACCACGGAGTGGCGTGCTCTCGAGGTACTGCGCGCGGGCGCCAGTGGCTATCTGGTCAAGAACTCTGCCCCAGACGACATCATCGCCGCCATCCTTTCGGCGCACGCCGGCGACCGTGTTGTCTCCCCCGAAGTGCAGTCGAGATTCGTGCGCACGATGATCGAGTCGGGCGATATGGAGCCTGTGGATGCGCCCGCTCTCAGCCACCGTGAACATCAGATCATCGAGCTGATCGCGAAGGGCCTGTCGAACGCCGAAATCGCGCATGAACTGCACTACGCCGAGGGCACCGTGAAAGCTGACATCCGGCGCATCAATCAGATTTGGAACGTTGACAACCGCCTGCAGATCGTCCTGCGGGCAACAGCGATCGGAATCATCAGCCTGTAG
- a CDS encoding sensor histidine kinase, whose protein sequence is MLVFIAVGFIISSGRFTRSDLLAMAFYAGLAAFAWHPLTAAFAIMIISGVGVIFTGSGGDVLELAIALSLVAATCAPWVVITHSLLVATLTAYIAATGTTLAEGGMFGIAGIAAIALLAGLAFRLLATREGIFIAERARVEQDLELIAREEQERIADELHDGIAHDLTLILFHARALPKQPDKDARTVSLTTIEDSAERALGSIQSLLSLMRDTQTEAPASRALRYNGQVAEAIATLGDLLKDAGIPTTVSASDDNQCLSPTAERLLIEIAIEAVTNIIKHAPTSQFASIRILDRPDSVTLLVENALAPGVAGGAATSGGRGLWRGRQRLSQHGGSLEAGPSQGAWVVRATVPVPADSSAKASDIATE, encoded by the coding sequence GTGCTCGTATTCATCGCTGTTGGGTTCATCATCTCCAGCGGGCGCTTCACCCGCTCCGATCTCCTGGCGATGGCGTTCTACGCAGGTCTTGCCGCCTTCGCCTGGCACCCGCTGACCGCCGCCTTTGCAATCATGATCATCAGCGGCGTCGGGGTGATCTTCACCGGAAGCGGCGGTGACGTTCTGGAGCTCGCGATTGCGCTAAGCCTCGTCGCTGCAACCTGCGCGCCATGGGTGGTCATTACGCACTCGCTTCTCGTCGCCACTCTGACGGCCTACATCGCTGCCACGGGCACGACGCTCGCTGAAGGGGGCATGTTCGGGATTGCGGGGATCGCCGCGATCGCACTGCTTGCAGGGTTGGCATTCCGGCTCCTGGCCACACGGGAAGGGATCTTCATCGCGGAGCGTGCGCGGGTCGAGCAGGACCTCGAACTGATCGCCCGTGAAGAGCAGGAGAGGATCGCCGACGAGCTCCACGACGGCATCGCGCACGACCTCACACTCATCCTCTTCCACGCCCGTGCGCTACCCAAGCAGCCCGATAAGGATGCGCGTACCGTTTCACTCACCACGATTGAGGACTCGGCTGAGCGCGCACTTGGGAGCATTCAGTCACTGCTCTCGCTGATGCGCGACACCCAGACCGAAGCGCCAGCGTCGCGCGCCCTTCGATACAACGGGCAGGTGGCGGAAGCTATCGCCACGCTCGGCGACCTGCTGAAGGACGCGGGGATACCGACAACAGTGTCGGCATCCGACGACAATCAGTGTCTGTCACCTACGGCGGAGCGGCTCCTCATCGAGATCGCGATCGAGGCAGTCACGAACATCATCAAACATGCCCCCACGTCGCAGTTCGCGAGCATCCGCATTCTCGACCGTCCCGACAGCGTGACGCTCCTCGTTGAAAATGCCCTAGCCCCGGGCGTAGCTGGCGGCGCAGCGACTTCGGGAGGCCGGGGTCTGTGGCGGGGACGACAACGGCTCTCGCAACATGGCGGGTCGCTCGAAGCGGGGCCTTCACAGGGCGCATGGGTCGTTCGAGCGACAGTGCCTGTGCCGGCGGACAGTTCCGCCAAAGCAAGCGACATTGCAACTGAATAG